A single window of Mycolicibacterium aurum DNA harbors:
- a CDS encoding ATP-binding cassette domain-containing protein: MSRRDPLLLAWSLLRPRVPRIAGAVIFGALSLGSALGLTAVSAWLITRAWEMPPVLTLTVAAVTVRALGISRGLLGYCERLASHDTALRAAGTAREQLFIRLATGPADAVMRRSSGDLVSRVGSGVDELSDVLVRAVVPICVAAILGVAAVTTVAVISPVAGLVLAICMLIAGGAAPALAARAASAAETIAVEHHSQRDTAVMLALEHAPELRVSGRLAGVIADAGEEQRRWGRAIDRAAAPAAVAAAAPTAAIGVSVLGALFAGIALSDHLAPTTVAILMLVPLAAFEATAALPGAAVALSRARLAARRLLTLTDTVDDDRRPAVTALDLRPGDRVAVVGPSGCGKTTLLMQTPGVFFAEDAHLFSTTVRDNLLVARGDADDDALRDALRRAGLGRWLDDLPEGLSTVLVGGAAAVSAGQRRRLLLARALVSTAPTLLLDEPTEHLDASDAEQIMADLLTPGALFGAERTVVVATHHLPENVPVTVISPA; the protein is encoded by the coding sequence GTGTCGCGCCGTGATCCCCTGTTGCTGGCGTGGTCGCTGCTGCGGCCACGGGTGCCGCGCATCGCGGGCGCCGTGATCTTCGGCGCGCTGTCGCTGGGCAGTGCGCTCGGCCTGACCGCGGTGTCGGCGTGGCTCATCACCCGCGCCTGGGAGATGCCGCCGGTACTGACCCTGACCGTCGCCGCGGTCACGGTCCGCGCACTCGGCATCTCGCGCGGACTTCTGGGGTACTGCGAACGGTTGGCGTCGCACGACACCGCGTTGCGCGCCGCGGGTACCGCTCGCGAGCAGCTGTTCATCCGGCTGGCCACCGGACCCGCGGACGCTGTGATGCGGCGCAGCAGCGGCGATCTGGTGTCCAGGGTGGGCAGCGGGGTGGACGAGCTGTCCGACGTGCTGGTGCGCGCGGTGGTGCCGATCTGTGTCGCCGCGATCCTCGGCGTGGCGGCGGTCACCACCGTCGCCGTCATCTCCCCGGTCGCCGGGTTGGTGCTGGCGATCTGTATGCTGATCGCCGGCGGCGCTGCCCCGGCACTGGCCGCCCGGGCTGCGTCAGCCGCGGAAACTATTGCCGTCGAACATCATTCACAGCGTGATACCGCGGTGATGCTGGCTCTCGAACACGCCCCGGAATTGCGGGTCAGCGGCCGCCTCGCCGGCGTCATCGCCGACGCCGGTGAGGAACAACGCCGGTGGGGGCGCGCGATCGACCGCGCCGCTGCACCGGCGGCCGTGGCCGCGGCGGCACCGACGGCGGCCATCGGAGTGAGCGTTCTCGGCGCCCTGTTCGCCGGGATCGCGCTGTCGGACCACCTCGCGCCCACCACCGTCGCCATCCTGATGCTGGTGCCACTGGCCGCATTCGAAGCCACCGCGGCACTCCCCGGCGCCGCCGTCGCGCTGAGCCGGGCGCGGCTGGCGGCACGGCGCCTTCTCACCCTCACCGACACCGTCGACGACGACCGTCGACCGGCCGTCACCGCGCTGGACCTGCGACCCGGCGACCGCGTCGCCGTCGTCGGACCCAGCGGCTGCGGGAAGACGACACTCCTCATGCAGACACCGGGCGTCTTCTTCGCCGAGGACGCCCATCTGTTCTCCACCACCGTTCGCGACAACCTGCTGGTCGCCCGCGGCGACGCGGACGACGACGCATTGCGCGACGCGCTCCGGCGCGCCGGACTCGGTCGCTGGCTCGACGACCTACCCGAGGGCCTGTCCACGGTTCTGGTCGGTGGCGCCGCGGCGGTATCGGCCGGACAGCGCAGGAGGCTGCTGCTGGCACGCGCGCTGGTGTCGACAGCGCCGACGCTGCTGCTCGACGAACCGACGGAGCATCTGGACGCCTCCGACGCCGAGCAGATCATGGCGGACTTACTCACACCGGGTGCCCTCTTCGGCGCGGAACGCACCGTGGTCGTTGCCACTCATCATCTGCCCGAGAACGTCCCGGTGACGGTAATCTCACCCGCATGA
- the cydD gene encoding thiol reductant ABC exporter subunit CydD encodes MRRFLVATTACGVLIAACTISASVVLAGIVARVITDPAARTVGALAGPIVMLATLWTVRTLAHWQQGRLAQRGASAVIADLSEQVLTTATSLPPRELTAERDDAAVVITRGLDRLRVYFTAYLPSLFLAAILTPATVIVIAFYDWKSAVIVMIALPLIPIFMILIGLATADRSAAALTAMATLQSRLLDLVAGLPTLRALGRTDGAARRIAELSAAHRRSAMATMRIAFLSALVLELLATLGVALVAVGVGMRLVYGEMTLTAGLTALLLAPEVFWPLRRVGAAFHSAQDGKTAVQAAFRFIDRQTPSTGGTLAVPGDAVTIEVDVPQLIAEPGRITVLTGPNGIGKSTLLQAILGLGDPTAGRIHVNGVDVDDLDPAQWWSTVAWLAQRPVLIPGTVQDNLELFGPLHDVAAACRAACFDSVLATLPDGVQTVIGRGGVGLSLGQRQRLGLARVLGSSAPVLLFDEPTAHLDGPTESRVLDAIAARAAGGATVIVVGHRDPVLARGDVVVEMGGVRVAP; translated from the coding sequence ATGCGCCGATTCCTGGTCGCCACCACAGCCTGCGGTGTGCTCATCGCGGCCTGCACCATCTCCGCATCGGTTGTGCTGGCAGGGATCGTCGCGCGGGTCATCACCGACCCCGCCGCCCGCACTGTCGGGGCGCTCGCAGGGCCGATCGTGATGCTCGCGACGCTGTGGACCGTCAGGACACTCGCGCACTGGCAGCAGGGCAGGCTCGCGCAGCGGGGTGCCAGTGCGGTGATCGCCGATCTGTCCGAACAGGTGCTGACCACCGCGACGTCCCTGCCGCCACGGGAGCTGACCGCCGAACGCGACGACGCCGCCGTCGTCATCACCCGCGGGCTCGACCGGCTCCGGGTGTACTTCACCGCGTATCTGCCGTCGCTGTTCCTCGCGGCGATCCTCACCCCCGCCACCGTGATCGTGATCGCGTTCTACGACTGGAAATCGGCCGTGATCGTGATGATCGCGCTGCCCCTCATCCCGATCTTCATGATCCTGATCGGCCTGGCCACCGCCGACCGCTCGGCGGCGGCGCTGACCGCGATGGCGACACTGCAGTCGCGGCTGCTGGATCTCGTCGCCGGCCTACCCACACTGCGCGCACTCGGGCGCACCGACGGCGCGGCCCGGCGAATCGCCGAACTCAGTGCAGCACATCGCCGTTCCGCCATGGCCACGATGCGGATCGCATTCCTGTCCGCGTTGGTGCTCGAGCTCCTCGCGACGCTGGGAGTGGCGTTGGTGGCGGTCGGTGTGGGCATGCGACTCGTCTACGGCGAGATGACGCTGACAGCAGGCCTCACCGCGCTACTGCTCGCCCCCGAGGTGTTCTGGCCGTTGCGCCGCGTCGGGGCGGCGTTTCACTCCGCCCAGGACGGAAAAACCGCCGTGCAGGCGGCGTTCCGGTTCATCGACCGCCAGACACCCTCGACCGGTGGCACACTCGCCGTGCCCGGTGATGCGGTGACGATCGAGGTGGACGTCCCGCAGCTGATCGCTGAGCCCGGTCGCATCACCGTGCTGACCGGCCCCAACGGGATCGGCAAATCCACCCTGCTGCAGGCGATTCTCGGACTCGGCGATCCGACCGCGGGCCGCATCCACGTCAACGGTGTCGACGTCGACGACCTCGACCCCGCGCAGTGGTGGTCGACGGTGGCGTGGCTGGCTCAGCGGCCGGTGCTGATACCGGGCACGGTGCAGGACAACCTCGAATTGTTCGGACCGCTTCACGACGTGGCAGCGGCATGCCGCGCGGCGTGCTTCGATTCCGTACTCGCGACGCTGCCCGACGGTGTGCAGACCGTCATCGGACGCGGCGGCGTGGGTCTGTCGCTGGGCCAGCGCCAACGGCTCGGCCTGGCACGGGTCCTGGGTTCTTCGGCGCCGGTGCTGTTGTTCGACGAGCCCACCGCGCATCTCGACGGCCCCACCGAATCCCGTGTGCTCGACGCCATAGCGGCCCGAGCCGCCGGCGGTGCCACGGTGATCGTGGTGGGGCACCGCGATCCGGTGCTGGCCCGCGGCGACGTGGTCGTCGAGATGGGGGGTGTCCGTGTCGCGCCGTGA
- the pyk gene encoding pyruvate kinase, which produces MNRRGKIVCTLGPATASEEAVRQLVESGMDVARLNFSHGDYPDHESNYKRVRAASDRTGRAVGILADLQGPKIRLGRFADGPTVWANGETVRITVEDFEGNHDRVSTTYKRLAQDARPGDRVLVDDGNVGLVVEHIDGNDVVCSVTEGGKVSNNKGMSLPGMNVSAPALSEKDIADLEFALRLGVDLVALSFVRSPADVELVHEIMDRVGRRVPVIAKLEKPEAIDNLEAIVLAFDAIMVARGDLGVELPLEEVPLVQKRAIQMARENAKPVIVATQMLESMIENSRPTRAEASDVANAVLDGADAVMLSGETSVGKFPFETVRTMARIISAVEDNSVTAPPLTHTPRTKRGVISYAARDIGERLDAKALVAFTQSGDTVRRLARLHTPLPVLAFTSLPEVRSQLALTWGTETFIVPHIETTDGMIRQVDKSMLELGRYKRGDLVVIVAGAPPGTVGSTNLIHVHRIGEDDV; this is translated from the coding sequence GTGAATAGACGCGGAAAGATCGTCTGTACGCTCGGTCCGGCTACCGCCTCGGAGGAGGCGGTCAGGCAGCTGGTCGAGTCCGGAATGGACGTGGCCAGGCTGAACTTCAGTCACGGCGACTACCCGGACCACGAGTCGAACTACAAGCGGGTGCGTGCCGCATCCGACCGGACCGGACGGGCCGTCGGAATCCTCGCTGACCTGCAGGGACCCAAGATCCGGCTGGGCCGGTTCGCGGACGGTCCGACGGTGTGGGCCAACGGCGAGACCGTGCGAATCACGGTCGAGGACTTCGAGGGCAACCACGACCGGGTGTCCACCACCTACAAGCGACTCGCTCAGGACGCCAGGCCCGGGGACCGCGTCCTCGTCGACGACGGAAACGTCGGCCTGGTTGTCGAGCACATCGACGGCAACGACGTGGTGTGCTCGGTCACCGAGGGCGGCAAGGTCAGCAACAACAAGGGCATGTCACTGCCGGGCATGAACGTGTCCGCCCCGGCGCTGTCGGAGAAGGACATCGCCGATCTGGAGTTCGCGCTGCGGCTCGGTGTCGACCTGGTCGCACTGTCGTTCGTGCGTTCGCCCGCCGACGTCGAACTCGTCCACGAGATCATGGACCGCGTCGGCCGCCGCGTTCCCGTCATCGCCAAGCTGGAGAAGCCCGAGGCGATCGACAACCTCGAAGCCATCGTGCTGGCCTTCGACGCGATCATGGTCGCCCGCGGCGACCTCGGCGTCGAGCTGCCGCTCGAAGAAGTGCCGCTGGTGCAGAAGCGGGCCATCCAGATGGCCAGGGAGAACGCCAAGCCTGTCATCGTCGCCACCCAGATGCTGGAATCGATGATCGAGAACTCCCGGCCCACCCGTGCCGAGGCATCCGACGTCGCCAACGCCGTGCTCGACGGTGCCGATGCGGTCATGCTCTCCGGCGAGACCTCGGTGGGTAAGTTCCCGTTCGAGACGGTCCGCACGATGGCGCGCATCATCTCCGCGGTCGAGGACAACTCGGTGACCGCACCGCCGCTGACCCACACCCCGCGGACCAAGCGGGGCGTCATCTCCTACGCCGCCCGCGACATCGGCGAACGTCTGGACGCCAAAGCGCTCGTGGCGTTCACGCAGTCCGGCGACACGGTGCGTCGCCTGGCCCGGCTGCACACCCCGCTGCCGGTGCTGGCCTTCACCTCGCTGCCGGAGGTGCGCAGCCAGCTGGCACTGACCTGGGGAACGGAGACGTTCATCGTCCCGCACATCGAGACCACCGACGGGATGATCCGCCAGGTCGACAAGTCGATGCTCGAGCTCGGCCGCTACAAGCGGGGCGACCTCGTGGTCATCGTCGCGGGCGCTCCTCCGGGCACAGTAGGCTCCACGAATCTGATCCACGTCCACCGCATCGGGGAGGACGACGTCTAG
- a CDS encoding glutamate synthase subunit beta: MADPRGFLEVAKVDAAKRPVDERVGDWREVYERQNPHERAGEVSQQARRCMDCGIPFCHSGTAGCPLGNLIPEWNDLVRRGRWDAASDRLHATNNFPEFTGRLCPAPCETACVLSIAEEQTGGSVTIKRIEQTIADQAWMNGIVEPQPAAISTGKKVAVVGSGPAGLAAAQQLTRAGHDVTVYERDDRIGGLMRYGIPEYKLEKATLDQRLSQMRAEGTRFVTDCEVGVDLSVDQLRAQHDAVVLAVGALRARDNDVEGRHLNGVHLAMDHLVPANKECEGDGPSQVTAEGKHVVIIGGGDTGADCLGTAHRQGAASVTQLDYNPEPPEYRDESRSPWPMWPIVLRTRLSPAHAEGGHRRYEVAVQRFLGDDQGNLRAMEIAEVKVERDASGRRSIVPVGDSLEIPCDMALLAIGFEGVEHMPLLGELGLSLSRRGALSCGSDWQTDAPGVFVCGDAHRGASLIVWAIAEGRSAAHAVDTYLMGESDLPAPVRPGALPLAVV; this comes from the coding sequence GTGGCTGACCCGCGTGGATTCCTTGAGGTGGCCAAGGTCGACGCCGCCAAACGTCCGGTCGACGAACGGGTCGGAGACTGGCGTGAGGTGTACGAGCGCCAGAACCCGCACGAGCGTGCCGGCGAAGTCTCTCAGCAGGCGCGTCGATGCATGGACTGCGGAATCCCGTTCTGCCACTCCGGAACTGCGGGCTGTCCGCTGGGTAACCTGATCCCCGAATGGAACGATCTGGTGCGCCGCGGCCGCTGGGATGCGGCCAGTGACCGGCTGCATGCCACCAACAACTTTCCGGAGTTCACCGGACGGTTGTGCCCCGCCCCGTGCGAGACCGCCTGTGTGTTGTCCATCGCCGAGGAGCAGACCGGTGGCAGCGTCACCATCAAGCGCATCGAACAGACCATCGCCGACCAGGCGTGGATGAACGGCATCGTCGAACCCCAGCCTGCCGCCATCTCCACGGGCAAGAAGGTTGCGGTGGTCGGTTCGGGCCCGGCGGGTCTGGCCGCGGCCCAGCAGCTCACGCGCGCCGGCCACGACGTGACGGTCTACGAGCGTGACGACCGCATCGGCGGCTTGATGCGTTACGGCATTCCCGAGTACAAGCTGGAGAAGGCGACGCTCGATCAGCGACTCTCGCAGATGCGGGCCGAAGGGACGCGCTTCGTCACCGACTGCGAGGTCGGTGTGGACCTGTCGGTGGATCAGCTGCGGGCCCAGCACGACGCGGTGGTGCTCGCTGTCGGCGCGTTGCGGGCGCGCGACAACGACGTCGAGGGCCGCCACCTCAACGGCGTGCACCTGGCGATGGATCACCTGGTGCCCGCCAACAAGGAATGCGAGGGTGACGGTCCCAGCCAGGTGACCGCCGAAGGCAAGCACGTGGTGATCATCGGTGGCGGCGACACCGGCGCCGACTGTCTGGGAACCGCGCACCGTCAGGGCGCCGCGTCGGTGACCCAGCTCGACTACAACCCCGAACCGCCCGAGTACCGCGACGAGTCCCGCTCGCCGTGGCCGATGTGGCCGATCGTGTTGCGCACCCGGCTGTCACCGGCCCACGCCGAGGGTGGACACCGGCGCTATGAAGTTGCGGTGCAACGGTTCCTCGGAGACGACCAGGGCAACCTGCGTGCGATGGAGATCGCCGAGGTGAAGGTGGAGCGCGACGCCTCGGGCCGCAGGAGCATCGTGCCGGTCGGTGACTCGTTGGAAATCCCGTGCGACATGGCCCTGCTGGCCATCGGCTTCGAGGGCGTGGAACACATGCCGCTGCTCGGCGAGCTCGGTCTGTCGCTGAGCCGGCGCGGCGCGCTCTCGTGCGGTTCGGACTGGCAGACAGATGCACCCGGAGTGTTCGTCTGCGGGGACGCGCACCGTGGCGCCTCCTTGATCGTGTGGGCGATCGCCGAGGGGCGGAGCGCCGCCCACGCCGTCGACACCTACCTCATGGGCGAATCGGATCTACCCGCGCCGGTCAGGCCCGGCGCGCTCCCGCTGGCCGTCGTCTGA
- the cydB gene encoding cytochrome d ubiquinol oxidase subunit II, whose amino-acid sequence MGLQELWFLLIAVLFLGFLVLEGFDFGVGMLMAPLGARGPGDPDDRRRAVLNTIGPVWDANEVWLITAGAAMFAAFPNWYATLFSALYLPLLAILFGMILRIVGIEWRGKINDPQWRNWADIGIALGSWLPAVLWGVAFAILLRGLPIDADGQTNVAIGNVLSPYTLLGGLATASLFLFYGSVYLALKTSGALHDDAFRTGRLLSVPVIVLAGGFGLWTQLAYGKPWTWLPLSLAVVALLVSVALMWRKTREGVAFASMVVVIAAVAALIFGSMYPYLLPSTLNPDWGVTIYNGSSTPYTLRIMTWASLALLPLVLCYQAWSYWVFRKRVSADAIPPSIGLSRRPS is encoded by the coding sequence GTGGGACTCCAGGAACTGTGGTTTCTCCTGATCGCCGTGCTTTTTCTCGGCTTTCTGGTGCTCGAGGGCTTCGATTTCGGCGTCGGCATGCTGATGGCTCCGCTGGGCGCCCGCGGACCGGGCGACCCGGACGACCGACGCCGCGCGGTGCTCAACACGATCGGCCCGGTGTGGGACGCGAACGAGGTCTGGCTGATCACCGCGGGGGCAGCGATGTTCGCCGCCTTCCCCAACTGGTATGCGACGTTGTTCTCCGCCCTTTACCTGCCACTGCTGGCCATCCTGTTCGGCATGATCCTGCGGATCGTCGGCATCGAATGGCGCGGCAAGATCAACGATCCGCAGTGGCGCAACTGGGCTGACATCGGCATCGCACTCGGCTCGTGGCTCCCCGCCGTGCTGTGGGGTGTCGCGTTCGCAATCCTGTTGCGGGGCTTGCCAATCGACGCCGACGGGCAGACCAACGTCGCCATCGGGAACGTGCTCAGCCCCTACACCCTGCTGGGCGGGTTGGCGACCGCCTCGCTGTTCCTGTTCTACGGGTCGGTCTACCTCGCACTGAAGACCTCGGGGGCGCTGCACGACGACGCGTTCCGCACCGGACGGCTTCTGTCGGTCCCGGTGATCGTGCTGGCCGGCGGATTCGGTCTGTGGACTCAGCTCGCCTACGGCAAGCCCTGGACCTGGCTCCCGCTGAGCCTGGCCGTGGTGGCACTGCTGGTGTCGGTCGCATTGATGTGGCGAAAGACGCGGGAGGGCGTGGCGTTCGCGTCGATGGTCGTGGTGATCGCCGCGGTGGCCGCGCTGATCTTCGGATCCATGTACCCGTACCTGTTGCCGTCGACGCTGAATCCCGACTGGGGTGTGACGATCTACAACGGGTCGTCGACGCCGTACACGCTGCGCATCATGACGTGGGCCTCGCTGGCGCTTCTGCCCTTGGTGCTGTGCTACCAGGCCTGGTCCTACTGGGTGTTCCGGAAGCGGGTGAGCGCCGATGCCATCCCGCCGTCCATCGGCCTGTCGAGGCGACCGTCCTGA
- a CDS encoding acyl-CoA thioesterase II, with translation MPESGAHADFEELLAILHLDRVDDDTFLGSHPSKNPIRTFGGQMMAQAFVASGRTLKHPTPPSALSVHFIAGGDPELDLEFHVVRLRDERRFANRRVDVMQKGQLLTTAMVSYLAGGKGLEHGLQPPPPGHPLDVPPIDDLLRGYEEIVPHFANALRPIEWRYTNDPAWIMRDKGERLDHNRVWMKAQGVMPDDPVLHAAALVYSSDTTVLDSIITTHGLSWGHDRIFAVSANHTVWFHRPVRFDDWVLYSTTSPVAADSRGLGTGHFFDRSGQPLATVVQEGIIKYFPGRATASE, from the coding sequence GTGCCGGAGTCTGGCGCACACGCAGACTTCGAGGAGCTGCTGGCGATCCTGCACCTGGACCGGGTGGACGACGACACATTCCTGGGCTCGCACCCGAGCAAGAACCCGATCCGCACCTTCGGCGGCCAGATGATGGCGCAGGCGTTCGTCGCTTCCGGGCGGACCCTGAAGCACCCCACTCCGCCGAGTGCGCTGTCGGTGCATTTCATCGCGGGCGGCGACCCGGAACTCGATCTAGAGTTCCACGTGGTGCGGCTGCGTGACGAGCGCCGGTTCGCCAACCGCCGCGTGGACGTCATGCAGAAGGGACAGCTGCTCACCACGGCGATGGTGTCCTACCTCGCCGGCGGTAAGGGGCTCGAGCACGGCCTCCAGCCTCCACCGCCGGGTCACCCTCTCGACGTGCCGCCGATCGACGACCTGCTGCGCGGGTACGAGGAGATCGTCCCCCACTTCGCGAACGCGTTGCGGCCCATCGAGTGGCGCTACACCAACGACCCGGCGTGGATCATGCGGGACAAAGGGGAGCGCCTCGACCACAACCGGGTGTGGATGAAGGCGCAGGGGGTGATGCCCGACGACCCGGTGCTGCACGCCGCAGCGCTGGTGTACTCGTCAGACACCACGGTGCTGGACTCGATCATCACCACGCACGGTCTGTCCTGGGGCCACGACCGGATCTTCGCGGTGAGCGCCAACCACACGGTGTGGTTCCACCGACCGGTGCGGTTCGACGACTGGGTCCTCTACTCGACGACGTCGCCGGTTGCCGCCGATTCCCGCGGCCTGGGCACCGGACACTTCTTCGACCGGTCAGGTCAGCCGCTGGCCACCGTCGTGCAGGAAGGCATCATCAAGTACTTCCCGGGGCGCGCTACGGCGTCGGAGTGA
- a CDS encoding HdeD family acid-resistance protein, producing METAAPPTMLQHLWKTALVSGILAILLGALVWLWPGISIFVAAIFFAAYLLVAGITQVVFAFSLHVSAGGRVLLFISGAAALVLAIMCFRNFGDAVLLLAIWIGIGFIFRGVATAVSAISDPTLPGRAWEIFIGVISLIAGVIMLAAPFRSIETLTMVVGIWLIVLGVFEVVSAFGIRSASKHAVRVGGPREEVVAPNPGMKDESP from the coding sequence ATGGAAACCGCCGCTCCCCCAACCATGTTGCAGCATCTCTGGAAGACGGCACTGGTCTCGGGAATTCTCGCCATCCTTCTGGGTGCCCTGGTGTGGCTCTGGCCCGGAATCAGCATCTTCGTCGCTGCCATCTTCTTCGCCGCCTACCTGTTGGTGGCGGGCATCACGCAGGTGGTCTTCGCGTTCAGCCTGCACGTCTCGGCGGGCGGCCGTGTGCTGCTGTTCATCAGCGGTGCCGCGGCTCTCGTGCTGGCCATCATGTGCTTCCGCAACTTCGGCGATGCCGTTCTTCTGCTGGCCATCTGGATTGGAATCGGCTTCATCTTCCGTGGCGTGGCGACGGCGGTGTCGGCGATCAGCGACCCGACGTTGCCCGGCCGCGCCTGGGAGATCTTCATCGGTGTGATCAGCCTGATCGCCGGCGTCATCATGCTGGCTGCGCCGTTCAGATCCATCGAGACGCTGACCATGGTCGTCGGAATCTGGTTGATCGTGCTGGGCGTGTTCGAGGTCGTCTCCGCGTTCGGGATCCGCTCGGCGAGCAAGCATGCGGTCCGCGTCGGCGGCCCCAGAGAAGAAGTCGTGGCCCCCAACCCCGGAATGAAGGACGAAAGTCCCTAG
- a CDS encoding DUF4190 domain-containing protein: MSEPPPPPPPGAYPGPPGGYPPPLYGGYPAIPPVGPKNGMGTAALVVAIVGLLSCWTVVGGVVLGITAIVLGVLGRGRVKKGEATNGGVATGGIVLGAVAIVAGLAFIAIYATLGWAMFKEVGGGDYIDCISRAGDDQAAVEQCANEFSQRVEDEFSVTVTPTP, encoded by the coding sequence ATGAGTGAACCTCCGCCGCCTCCTCCGCCGGGCGCGTACCCGGGTCCGCCCGGCGGATATCCGCCACCGCTCTACGGCGGCTACCCGGCGATCCCGCCCGTCGGCCCGAAGAACGGAATGGGCACGGCCGCGCTGGTGGTCGCGATCGTCGGCCTGCTGTCGTGCTGGACGGTGGTCGGCGGCGTCGTGCTCGGCATCACCGCGATCGTGCTCGGTGTCCTGGGCCGCGGCCGCGTCAAGAAGGGCGAGGCGACCAACGGGGGTGTCGCAACGGGCGGAATCGTGCTGGGCGCCGTCGCGATCGTCGCGGGGCTGGCTTTCATCGCGATCTACGCGACCCTGGGATGGGCGATGTTCAAGGAAGTCGGCGGCGGCGATTACATCGATTGCATCAGCCGCGCCGGCGACGATCAGGCGGCTGTCGAACAGTGCGCCAACGAGTTCAGCCAGCGCGTCGAGGACGAGTTCTCGGTCACCGTCACTCCGACGCCGTAG
- a CDS encoding cytochrome ubiquinol oxidase subunit I: protein MNALDVSRWQFGITTVYHFIFVPLTIGLAPLIAVMQTVWHVTGNTAWYRLTKFFGKLFLINFAIGVATGIVQEFQFGMNWSEYSKFVGDIFGAPLAFEGLVAFFFESTFIGLWIFGWQRLPKAVHLACIWIVAFGVNASAYFIIAANSFMQHPVGAKFNPETGRAELVDFGALLSNNTAVWAFFHAVTGSLLTAGAFVAGISAWLMVRDRRRRTEGRGSDDGASDDSRTMFRPAVILGSLVALAAAGGLLFTGDIQGKLMFVQQPMKMASAESLCHTETDPMFSVLTVGTHNNCDSVTHLIEVPYVLPFLAESKFSGVTLQGVQDLQQEYQQKFGPGDYRPNLFVTYWAFRAMIGLLLVPVAFALVSLWLTRRGRLPDQRWYGWFGILAIPTPFLANSAGWVFTEMGRQPWVVVPNPTGDPLVRMTVQEGVSNHAAGTVMFSLAVFTLLYGALAVVWFYLMRRYVVEGPQEHDSEPAPPAPPNSDDVAPLSFAY from the coding sequence ATGAACGCACTGGATGTGTCGCGGTGGCAGTTCGGTATCACCACCGTCTACCACTTCATCTTCGTCCCACTCACCATCGGCTTGGCGCCGCTGATCGCCGTCATGCAGACCGTGTGGCACGTCACCGGTAATACCGCGTGGTATCGGCTGACGAAGTTCTTCGGCAAGCTTTTCCTGATCAACTTCGCCATCGGCGTCGCAACCGGAATCGTGCAGGAGTTCCAGTTCGGGATGAACTGGAGCGAGTACTCGAAGTTCGTCGGCGACATCTTCGGCGCCCCGCTCGCGTTCGAGGGGCTGGTCGCCTTCTTCTTCGAGTCGACGTTCATCGGCCTGTGGATTTTCGGGTGGCAGCGACTCCCCAAGGCCGTCCACCTCGCCTGCATCTGGATCGTCGCGTTCGGGGTCAACGCCTCGGCCTACTTCATCATCGCTGCGAACTCGTTCATGCAGCACCCGGTGGGCGCGAAATTCAACCCCGAGACCGGCCGGGCCGAGCTGGTCGACTTCGGTGCGCTTCTGTCCAACAACACCGCCGTGTGGGCGTTCTTTCACGCAGTCACCGGGTCACTGCTGACCGCGGGGGCGTTCGTGGCGGGCATCTCGGCGTGGTTGATGGTGCGGGACCGGCGGCGCAGGACCGAAGGCCGTGGCAGCGACGACGGCGCCTCCGACGACTCGCGAACGATGTTCCGTCCGGCCGTGATCCTGGGCAGCCTCGTCGCGCTCGCGGCGGCGGGCGGCCTGCTGTTCACCGGAGACATCCAGGGCAAACTCATGTTCGTCCAACAGCCGATGAAGATGGCGTCGGCGGAATCGTTGTGCCACACCGAAACCGATCCGATGTTCTCGGTGCTGACCGTCGGCACCCATAACAACTGCGACAGCGTGACCCACCTGATCGAGGTGCCCTACGTTCTGCCGTTCCTGGCCGAGAGCAAGTTCAGCGGCGTAACCCTGCAGGGGGTTCAGGACCTGCAACAGGAGTATCAGCAGAAGTTCGGCCCGGGCGACTACCGGCCCAACCTGTTCGTCACCTACTGGGCGTTCCGGGCGATGATCGGATTGCTGCTGGTTCCGGTGGCTTTCGCCCTGGTGAGCCTGTGGTTGACCCGACGCGGCAGGCTCCCGGACCAGCGGTGGTACGGGTGGTTCGGGATACTCGCCATCCCCACCCCGTTCCTGGCGAACTCGGCCGGCTGGGTGTTCACCGAGATGGGTCGCCAACCCTGGGTCGTCGTGCCCAACCCCACCGGCGACCCGCTGGTGCGAATGACGGTGCAGGAAGGCGTGTCCAACCACGCCGCGGGCACGGTCATGTTCTCACTGGCGGTGTTCACCCTGCTCTACGGCGCACTGGCCGTCGTGTGGTTCTACCTGATGCGGCGCTACGTGGTCGAAGGCCCGCAGGAGCATGACTCCGAACCCGCGCCGCCGGCACCGCCCAACTCAGACGACGTCGCCCCGCTGTCGTTCGCCTACTAG